In Desulfonatronospira thiodismutans ASO3-1, the sequence ATTGAGAATGTCCAATAACAGTATTCTGGTAATCGGCGGCGGTTTCAGCGGCTTGACAGCCGCGCTGGAGGCCGCTGAAGTCGGACACGAGGTGTACATCGTAGAGCAGGAGCCCTATCTTGGAGGACGAGTGGCCCAGCTTAAGCACTATTTCCCCAAACTATGTCCTCCGACATGCGGCCTGGAGATAAACTTTCAGCGCATCCGAAAAAACCCCAGGGTGAAGCAGTTCACCATGGCCCAGGTAACTCAGGTAACCGGAGGCCCGGGCAACTACGAGGCCAAGATCAAGGTCAAGCCCAGATTCGTCAACAGCAACTGCACAGCATGCGACAAATGCGTGGAAGTCTGTCCTGTGGAAAGAGACAGTGACTATGATTTTGGCATGGGCAAAACCAAGGCCATCTACCGCCCGCATCTTATGTCCTTTCCCATGCGCTACGTCATCGACGATCAGGTGTGCGAGGGGTCATCCTGTGCCAAGTGCGTTGATGCCTGTGAGTATCAGGCCATAGACCTGGATGAAAAAGAGCGCGAGTTCACCCTGAACGTAGGCTCCATTATAGTTGCTACCGGCTGGAAGCCCTACGACGTGAGCAAGCTTACCAACCTGGGCGGGGGACAAATACCCAACGTCATCAGCAACATGCAGCTGGAAAGGCTGGCCGCTCCGGCAGGACCGACAGACGGACAGGTTCTGCGGCCTTCCGACGGCAAGGAGCCCAAACGCATCGCCTTTGTGCAGTGCGCCGGATCCAGGGATCAGAATCACCTGGATTACTGCTCATACATCTGCTGCATGGCATCCCTAAAGCACTGTACATACATCCGGGAGCAGTATCCGGACGCTGAGGTGGTCATCTACTACATAGATCTGCGCGCTCCGGGCAGGTACGAGAATTTCCTGAGCAAGATCCAGCAGGACGAAAAAGTGCAGATGGTCAAGGGCAAGGTTGCAAAAATCACCGAGGACACCGCAACCGGAGATCTGGTGGTTACCGCCGAAGATATCATGGGCGGAGTCAAGAAAGAGGAAAAATTCGATCTCGTGGTCCTGGCCACGGGCATGCAGCCTTCCATTTCCATAGACGGCCTGGCGGTGGAAGTTCCCAGGGATGAGTCGGGTTTTATCACCGGCGGCGAGGAAAAGGGAATCTTCCCTGTTGGCTGCGCCAAAATGCCGCTGGATGTTATGACCTCGGCCGAAACAGCCACAGGCGGGGCACTGAATGCTATTCAAACGGTGAGGAGGTAAGTCACAATGGCTGACAACAAGACAGGAGTATATATCTGTACCGGTTGCGAAATCGGGGACAACCTGAACAAGGAAGCGGTTCGGGAGTATATTGACGAAGAGTGCTCTCCAGCGGTGCTCAAGGAGCATGGATTTCTTTGCAGCAAGGAAGGAGTTGCGGAAATCCAGAATGATATCGACAATGAAGGGGTGAACAAGGTCTGCATAGGTGCCTGTTCTCCCAGGGTCATGTGGGACGTGTTTGATTTCGGACCAAGTGTCTTGGTGGAAAGGGCCAATATCCGCGAACTGGCTGTCTGGTCTTTCCGTGATCCGGAGCTTCCGGAGCCTGAAGATGACGAGATGTCCGATCCTTTGACCATGATGGTCCGGGATTATATCCGCATGGGCGTTGTCCGTCTGGAAAAGACCGATTACCCCGAGCGCGAACCCCTGGAGCCAAGCAACACCATCATGGTCCTGGGCGGCGGAGTGACCGGTCTCAACGCCGCCCTGGGCGCTGCCAATACCGGCTACGACGTGGTCCTGGTGGAAAAGGAAGACAAGCTGGGTGGTTTCGCCGCCAAAATGTACAAGCAGACCCCCACCAAACACCCGTATACCGAGGCTGAACAACCCTCAGTGGACGAACTGATCCGCAAAGTGGAAGGAAACGACAAGATCAAGGTCCTGACCAAGGCTGAACTGCAGCTCATCAAGGGAGCCCCGGGCAAATACACCGTTACGGTAAAGTCCGGAGGCGAAGAACACGAGCTCTTTATAGGCTCCGTTGTTCTGGCCACTGGCTGGAAGCCCTACGATGCCTCCAAGCTGGGACACCTGGGTTACGGCAAGATCAAGAACGTGGTTACCAATGTGGAGCTGGAGACCATGGCCAAGGAAGGCAAACTGCAAAGGCCCTCCGACGGTCAGCCGGTTAAAAGTGCTGCATTTATCCAGTGCGCCGGACAAAGAGATCCCGAGCATCTTCCTTACTGCTCTTCGGTATGCTGCATGGGCTCTTTAAAGCAGGCCGGGTATATCCGGGAAAAGGACGATGATGCCAAGGCCTTTATTTTCTACAAGGATATGCGCACACCTGGAGTATTTGAAAACTACTACCGGGCGGCCCAGGATGATCCAGGGATATTTTTGACCAAGTCCGAGATTCAGGAAGTAAGCGAAGACGGCGATGGCAAGGTCGTGGTCAAGGTAACCGACACCCTGCTGGGTGAAGATGTGGAAGTTGCGGTGGACCTTCTGGTCCTGGCCACAGGCATGTTACCCACCATCGCAGAAGATGCCGTACTCAAACTTGGTTACCGCCAGGGCGAACAGATCCCGGATCTGGAGCTTTTCAACGGCTTTGCCGATTCCAACTACATCTGCTTCCCCTATGAAACCAGACGTACAGGGATTTATGCAGCCGGATGCGTGCGCCAGCCCATGAGCATGGGTACTGCCAAGGACGACGCCGCCGGTGCAGCCCTCAAGTCCATCCAGTGTTTGGAGTCAGTCAATCACGGCGTGGCTGTGCATCCCCGTTCCGGGGACCCCACCTACCCCAAGTTCAACATGGTCCGCTGCACCCAGTGTAAGCGCTGCACCGAGGAATGCCCATTTGGAGCCCTGGACGACGACGAGAAGGGAACTCCGGAGCCCAACACCACCAGGTGCCGCCGCTGCGGAACCTGCATGGGAGCATGCCCGGAGCGCGTCATCTCCTTTGACAACTACAGCGTTTCCATGCTCAATGAGGCCATCGGTGCAATTCAGGTCCCGGAGGACGAAGAGGAAGGCGGCTACCGCATCCTTTGCCTGGTCTGCGAAAACGACGCTTACCCGGCCCTGGATATGGCGGCCATGCGCAAAAACAAGTGGTCGGCATCCATTCGCTTCATAGGCATCCGCTGCCTGGGCTCGGTGAACACCCAGTGGATCGCTGAATCCATGAGTAAGGGCATTGACGGGGTACTGCTGCTTGGCTGCAAGTACGGCGACGACTACCAGTGCCACTTCATCAAGGGAAGCGAACTCTGCAATATGCGCATGGACAACATAGGTGAAACCCTGGAAAGACTGCAGGTTGAATCCGAAAGGGTTCAGCAGAA encodes:
- a CDS encoding CoB--CoM heterodisulfide reductase iron-sulfur subunit A family protein, with the protein product MSNNSILVIGGGFSGLTAALEAAEVGHEVYIVEQEPYLGGRVAQLKHYFPKLCPPTCGLEINFQRIRKNPRVKQFTMAQVTQVTGGPGNYEAKIKVKPRFVNSNCTACDKCVEVCPVERDSDYDFGMGKTKAIYRPHLMSFPMRYVIDDQVCEGSSCAKCVDACEYQAIDLDEKEREFTLNVGSIIVATGWKPYDVSKLTNLGGGQIPNVISNMQLERLAAPAGPTDGQVLRPSDGKEPKRIAFVQCAGSRDQNHLDYCSYICCMASLKHCTYIREQYPDAEVVIYYIDLRAPGRYENFLSKIQQDEKVQMVKGKVAKITEDTATGDLVVTAEDIMGGVKKEEKFDLVVLATGMQPSISIDGLAVEVPRDESGFITGGEEKGIFPVGCAKMPLDVMTSAETATGGALNAIQTVRR
- a CDS encoding hydrogenase iron-sulfur subunit, which gives rise to MADNKTGVYICTGCEIGDNLNKEAVREYIDEECSPAVLKEHGFLCSKEGVAEIQNDIDNEGVNKVCIGACSPRVMWDVFDFGPSVLVERANIRELAVWSFRDPELPEPEDDEMSDPLTMMVRDYIRMGVVRLEKTDYPEREPLEPSNTIMVLGGGVTGLNAALGAANTGYDVVLVEKEDKLGGFAAKMYKQTPTKHPYTEAEQPSVDELIRKVEGNDKIKVLTKAELQLIKGAPGKYTVTVKSGGEEHELFIGSVVLATGWKPYDASKLGHLGYGKIKNVVTNVELETMAKEGKLQRPSDGQPVKSAAFIQCAGQRDPEHLPYCSSVCCMGSLKQAGYIREKDDDAKAFIFYKDMRTPGVFENYYRAAQDDPGIFLTKSEIQEVSEDGDGKVVVKVTDTLLGEDVEVAVDLLVLATGMLPTIAEDAVLKLGYRQGEQIPDLELFNGFADSNYICFPYETRRTGIYAAGCVRQPMSMGTAKDDAAGAALKSIQCLESVNHGVAVHPRSGDPTYPKFNMVRCTQCKRCTEECPFGALDDDEKGTPEPNTTRCRRCGTCMGACPERVISFDNYSVSMLNEAIGAIQVPEDEEEGGYRILCLVCENDAYPALDMAAMRKNKWSASIRFIGIRCLGSVNTQWIAESMSKGIDGVLLLGCKYGDDYQCHFIKGSELCNMRMDNIGETLERLQVESERVQQKQISIDEYDKIPKIIDDFIEEIEGYGPNPYKGF